The Mesorhizobium sp. B2-8-5 genome segment TGTGGTGGACCAGCGCGCCACAGCAGCCCTCGCCTTCCGGCACCACGACCTCGACTCCCAACCTTGTCAGCAGGGAGATGGTGGTTTCGTTGATGGCAGGGTCGAGCACCGATTGCGCACAGCCGGTCAGGATCGCCACGCGACCACGCCGTATGCCTTGCCCGGCATGCGTGCCCGGTTTCGCCATTGGCGATGCCGACGGGATCGAGGACGGCGCGAGCTTCAGCATCGCGGCGACCGGCTTCAGCGCCGGCAGCTTTTCGAACAAGCCGATGAACGGCCGGCCGAGCCCGGCAAGCTTCAACGCGGCGCGGAAGCGGGTCGGGTAAGGCAGCACGAAAGCCAGCATGACGCGCGTCAGCCGGTCGAGCAGCGGCCGTTTGTAAGTCTCCTGGATATGGGCGCGGGCATGGTCGACCAGATGCATGTAGTTCACGCCAGAAGGGCAGGTCGTCATGCAGGCAAGACAGGACAGGCAACGGTCGATATGGGTGACGATCTCCTTGTCCGCCGGCCGGCCGTTCTCCAGCATATCCTTGATGAGGTAGATGCGGCCGCGCGGTGAATCCAGCTCGTTGCCGAGCGTCACATAGGTCGGACAAGTGGCGGTGCAGAAGCCGCAATGCACGCATTTACGCAGGATCTTTTCCGATTCCGCGACATGTGGGTCGGCGAGCTGCGCTGCTGAGAAATTGGTCTGCATGTCGCGGTCCTAACCCATGCGGCCGGGGTTGAGAATCTGCTTGGGATCGAACTCGCCCTTCAGTCGCGCCGACAATGCCGCGAGATGCGGCGGCTGCGGCTCGAACGCCGGCAGCGCCACACGGTGCGGGGCGGCGGCCCGCACCAGTGTCGCATGGCCGCCGCCATGCTTGCGGATCAGTCCGCGCAGTAATTCGGCCTCCGGATCGTCTTCGCGCATCGACAGCCACACTAGGCCGCCCTGCCAGTCGTAGAAGGCATCGACCGCCGCCTGCATGCGCAGAGCCATCACCATGTGATGCGTCTGCGACGGCGCCATCGACACGCGCCAGACCGGCCGCGCGCCGCCATCGGCGAAGGGTGCGCAGTCGCGGATATCGCGCCAGATCGTCTTCGACGCCTCGCCCGCGATCTCTTCGAGCGGACCCGCCTTGCCGAGCAACTGCTTCAACGCCTCGATGCGGTAGACGACCGAAGGCCCAAACCCCTCGACCCGCAGCAGCGTGGCGGCATCGCTGCCGTGCTTGCCGCTGGCGACGCGCGCAGCGATGCGCTCCGGCAGATGCGCGGCGCTCGACACTTCGGCGCTGGAGCCGAGCGCCAGCGCCATGGCAGCGACCGCAGCATCGTCGAGCAGACCGCGGATGGCCAAGGTCACTTCTGTTTCGGCCGCCGGCAAAACCTTGAAAGTCACGTCGGTCAGCACGGCGAGCGTGCCCCAGCTTCCCGCCATCAGTTTTGAGAGGTCGTAGCCGGTGACGTTCTTGACCACGCGGCCGCCCGATTTGAACGCCTCGCCGCGCCCCGAAACAGCGGCAACGCCAAGGATATGGTCGCGCGCCGCGCCCGACTTGAGGCGGCGGGGACCGGAGAGGTTCGCGGCAAGCAGGCCGCCGATGGTGCCTTTACCCGGCTCGCCGCCGTGCAGCGGGCCGTAGTCCATCGGCTCAAACGCAAATTGCTGGCCGTTTTCGGCAAGCAGTTTTTCGAGTTCGGCGAGCGACGTGCCGGCGCGGGCCGACAGCACCAGTTCGGCCGGCTCGTAGAGGCTGACGCCGGTGAGTTTCGACAGGTCGAGTGTATGCTCGGTCTGCAGCGGACGACCGATGCCGTGCTTCGAGCCGTGCCCGAGGATTTCCAGCGGCGTTTCTTCCGCCGCTGCCCATTGGACCGTGGAGAGGATTTCGGCGGAAGAGGATGGAGTGAAGGTGGTCATCGCTCCAGTTCCTCGCGCCCCGCAAAGCGGGGGAGAGGTGACTCGGGCGAAGCCCGAGACGGCGACAGGCCGCGTTCCTTCGCGCCCCCCTCTGTCCTGCCGGACATCTCCCCCACTTGGGGGGAGATTGGCAATTTTTGCCGCCGCGCCTCCCTCGCAACGTCGAAGATTGGCGAAGGCTGCGATGACAGCTGATCTCCCCCCAAGTGGGGGAGATGTCCGGCAGGACAGAGGGGGGCGCGAAGGAACGCAGTCATCCGAAATTGACCACCCATCAAAACCTCGGAATATCCGGAAACGCCACCTGTCCGCGATGCACATGCATCCTTCCCAGCTCCGCACACCGGCGCAGTTG includes the following:
- the glcE gene encoding glycolate oxidase subunit GlcE; translated protein: MTTFTPSSSAEILSTVQWAAAEETPLEILGHGSKHGIGRPLQTEHTLDLSKLTGVSLYEPAELVLSARAGTSLAELEKLLAENGQQFAFEPMDYGPLHGGEPGKGTIGGLLAANLSGPRRLKSGAARDHILGVAAVSGRGEAFKSGGRVVKNVTGYDLSKLMAGSWGTLAVLTDVTFKVLPAAETEVTLAIRGLLDDAAVAAMALALGSSAEVSSAAHLPERIAARVASGKHGSDAATLLRVEGFGPSVVYRIEALKQLLGKAGPLEEIAGEASKTIWRDIRDCAPFADGGARPVWRVSMAPSQTHHMVMALRMQAAVDAFYDWQGGLVWLSMREDDPEAELLRGLIRKHGGGHATLVRAAAPHRVALPAFEPQPPHLAALSARLKGEFDPKQILNPGRMG
- the glcF gene encoding glycolate oxidase subunit GlcF, with translation MQTNFSAAQLADPHVAESEKILRKCVHCGFCTATCPTYVTLGNELDSPRGRIYLIKDMLENGRPADKEIVTHIDRCLSCLACMTTCPSGVNYMHLVDHARAHIQETYKRPLLDRLTRVMLAFVLPYPTRFRAALKLAGLGRPFIGLFEKLPALKPVAAMLKLAPSSIPSASPMAKPGTHAGQGIRRGRVAILTGCAQSVLDPAINETTISLLTRLGVEVVVPEGEGCCGALVHHMGREDQALASARRNVDAWTRAIDQGGLDAIIITASGCGTTIKDYGFMLRLDPAYAEKAARVSALAKDVTEYLAALDLPEPLRKPGTVVAYHSACSMQHGQKITRQPKELLTKAGFVVREPREGHLCCGSAGTYNILQPEISAKLRDRKVKNIEATGAEIVATGNIGCITQIASAAKLPVVHTVKLLDWAYGGPKPEGVSDSGLIAAE